The region CGCGGCAAATCTTTCGCAGCCGCCAAATTTGCGCGCAATGTTGCCGCCGGTGATGTGTCGCTGCCAGTATTCACATCAACGGCAACAAGCGCTCGGGTAGGCTCGACGAACATATATGCCCCGGCTCCTAGCGCCACTTTGGAAAACTGCAATTCATCTAGCGCATCCAGAACACCAAGGTCTTCAAATCCCGCTTCATGGGTGACAACTTCGGCAGGATCGGTCCATTCGCGCCAAGCCACCAAATGCGGCCCATCGCCTTCCAACAGCATTTCTGCTGCACCCTCTGCATCCGCCAAAATAGCTTCCGCAAGATCTTGCATCGCTGCGATGTCTTCTGCGATCTGTTCAGGCTCGGCTGTTGCGCAACTGGAACGCAGTATCAATCCCATCCCATTTTCACGCATAACGTCATGGGCTATGCCCTTCAATGTATCGCGTGTGTCTTCATCCCGTATGCTCCGACTAACGTTCAAGCCAGGCGCTTCTGGGGTCACAATTGCAAAGCGGCTTTTGAACAACACTCGTGCGGTGACCGGAATCGCCTTGCCATCTTCTGCGTATCCGGTGACTTGAACCAACA is a window of Cognatishimia sp. WU-CL00825 DNA encoding:
- a CDS encoding ribonuclease E/G: MKGRQIILDQVNDREAAALMVDGKLSDFLIDGDAPRPGTIYRAVADRPIKGQGGMFLQTPDGSAFLRQVKGLSPGQTLLVQVTGYAEDGKAIPVTARVLFKSRFAIVTPEAPGLNVSRSIRDEDTRDTLKGIAHDVMRENGMGLILRSSCATAEPEQIAEDIAAMQDLAEAILADAEGAAEMLLEGDGPHLVAWREWTDPAEVVTHEAGFEDLGVLDALDELQFSKVALGAGAYMFVEPTRALVAVDVNTGSDTSPAATLRANLAAAKDLPRQCRIRGIGGQITLDLAPMAKKDRRAFETAIRTALRADGVETVMAGWTPLGHFELQRKRERLPVAALLS